Proteins from a genomic interval of Candidatus Ancaeobacter aquaticus:
- a CDS encoding cation-translocating P-type ATPase, translating to MKTYCNFSKEEVLKEQVSSINGLSSQEAAHRLAEHGKNALVESKRRTPLAMFIDQFKDFMIIVLIVAAIVSGIIGEVTDTIAIVVIIVLNAVIGFVQEYRAEKAMAALKKMASPYTTVIRDGMQQVIESTSVVLGDIVVLVAGNLVPADIRLCETSQLKIEEAALTGESVPAEKHSDILNDGTFPLGDRKNMTYRGTVVTYGRGKGVVVGTGMRTELGKIAQMLQNEDEVKTPLQKRLARFGKHLALIILFICAIVFGVGVMRGELPLLMLLTAVSLAVAAIPEALPAVVTISLALGAKKMVAQNALIRKLPAVETLGSVTYICTDKTGTLTMNKMTVESVHTSCEINKDSVENNELLKTLFLALSVSNDAHKDNKGIVLGDPTETALYAYAGKNGYDKTKLVELYPRVAELPFDSERKCMTTFHEVKDPDCRINARYISFTKGAPEVIAANATVKEQCIGSQSLQKDELLKINEKMADQGLRVLCVAMRVWDNLPKNNVPENVETDLTVLGLVGMIDPPREEVREAVALCKTAGIKPVMITGDHPITARTIARKLDIISSEDGEIITGKELGELSLEELEERVERVRVYARVAPEQKLKIVKALQDKGQYVAMTGDGVNDAPALKRADIGVAMGITGTDVSKEAADMVLLDDNFETVVHAVEAGRRIFDNIRKFIKYIMTSNAGEIWTIFLAPFLGLPIPLIPIQILWINLVTDGLPGLALTAEPAEKGIMNRPPRHPKESIFANGLGLHIFWVGLLMGGVSLFSQAWAIETGRSNWQTIVFTVLCLSQMGHVLAVRSENESLFSQGIMSNVPLLGAFLLTFLLQMATIYVPFLNPIFKTAPLTAGELTFTLFLSSIVFIAVEIEKLLRRRKIIKY from the coding sequence ATGAAAACATATTGTAATTTTTCTAAAGAAGAAGTTTTAAAAGAACAGGTTTCTTCTATAAATGGTTTATCCTCGCAGGAGGCGGCTCATCGTTTGGCTGAGCACGGAAAAAACGCTTTAGTTGAAAGTAAACGCCGCACACCACTGGCCATGTTTATTGATCAGTTTAAAGATTTTATGATCATAGTCCTTATTGTTGCCGCTATTGTATCAGGCATTATTGGTGAGGTGACTGACACGATAGCAATTGTTGTTATTATTGTCCTTAATGCGGTAATCGGTTTTGTGCAGGAGTACCGTGCAGAAAAGGCGATGGCCGCATTAAAGAAAATGGCCTCTCCCTATACAACCGTTATTCGTGACGGTATGCAGCAGGTGATTGAATCAACAAGCGTTGTTCTCGGAGACATAGTTGTTTTAGTAGCGGGAAACCTTGTGCCTGCAGATATACGTTTATGTGAAACATCACAGTTAAAGATTGAAGAAGCCGCACTTACTGGTGAATCAGTACCAGCAGAAAAACATTCCGATATACTCAATGATGGGACGTTTCCTTTAGGCGACAGAAAGAATATGACCTATCGCGGTACCGTCGTTACCTATGGCCGCGGAAAAGGTGTTGTTGTTGGAACGGGTATGCGTACAGAGCTCGGAAAAATCGCTCAGATGCTGCAGAATGAAGATGAGGTAAAAACACCCCTGCAAAAACGATTAGCACGTTTTGGTAAGCACCTTGCACTCATAATACTGTTTATATGCGCCATTGTTTTTGGTGTTGGGGTGATGAGAGGGGAGTTACCGCTTCTTATGCTTCTTACCGCAGTATCGCTTGCTGTTGCGGCAATACCTGAAGCATTACCTGCCGTTGTTACTATATCGCTCGCACTTGGGGCAAAGAAGATGGTTGCGCAGAATGCCCTTATAAGAAAACTTCCTGCAGTCGAAACACTCGGGTCAGTAACATATATCTGCACCGATAAAACGGGCACGCTGACCATGAATAAAATGACCGTTGAGTCGGTGCACACTTCATGTGAAATTAATAAAGATTCTGTAGAAAATAATGAATTGCTCAAAACACTTTTCTTGGCGCTTTCAGTGAGTAATGATGCACATAAAGATAATAAAGGAATCGTTCTTGGTGATCCTACGGAAACTGCGTTGTATGCATATGCGGGGAAAAACGGATACGATAAAACAAAGTTAGTTGAGTTATATCCACGTGTTGCAGAGTTACCATTTGATTCTGAGAGAAAATGTATGACCACGTTCCATGAAGTAAAAGATCCTGATTGTCGTATTAATGCGCGCTATATTTCTTTTACGAAAGGTGCACCGGAAGTGATAGCAGCCAATGCAACGGTAAAAGAACAATGTATTGGATCCCAATCGTTACAAAAAGATGAGTTGTTAAAGATAAATGAAAAAATGGCAGATCAGGGACTCAGAGTATTATGCGTTGCAATGCGGGTATGGGACAATCTCCCTAAAAATAATGTTCCGGAAAATGTTGAGACGGATCTTACGGTACTTGGCCTTGTCGGGATGATTGATCCGCCGCGAGAAGAGGTAAGAGAAGCGGTGGCGCTATGTAAAACAGCCGGCATAAAACCGGTTATGATAACGGGCGATCATCCTATTACTGCACGGACAATTGCACGAAAGCTTGATATTATTAGTAGCGAAGATGGAGAAATTATAACAGGGAAAGAACTAGGAGAGTTATCACTTGAAGAGCTTGAGGAGCGTGTTGAAAGAGTGCGAGTATATGCGCGTGTTGCCCCTGAACAGAAATTAAAAATTGTTAAGGCGCTGCAGGATAAAGGACAATATGTTGCGATGACCGGTGACGGCGTGAATGACGCCCCTGCATTGAAGCGTGCTGATATCGGCGTTGCTATGGGTATTACCGGCACAGACGTATCAAAAGAAGCGGCAGATATGGTGCTTTTGGACGATAATTTTGAGACCGTAGTGCATGCCGTGGAAGCGGGAAGACGGATCTTTGACAATATACGGAAATTTATTAAATATATTATGACCAGTAATGCAGGTGAAATATGGACAATCTTTCTTGCACCGTTTTTAGGTCTTCCCATTCCGCTGATACCAATACAGATATTGTGGATAAATCTTGTTACAGACGGTTTGCCTGGGCTTGCGCTTACCGCAGAACCGGCTGAAAAAGGCATTATGAACCGACCGCCGCGGCATCCGAAAGAAAGTATCTTTGCGAACGGGTTAGGGCTGCACATTTTCTGGGTAGGACTTTTGATGGGAGGAGTATCACTTTTCTCGCAGGCATGGGCGATTGAAACAGGCAGATCAAACTGGCAGACAATAGTTTTTACAGTGCTGTGTTTAAGTCAGATGGGACATGTTCTGGCTGTGCGATCTGAAAATGAATCACTTTTCTCGCAAGGGATTATGAGTAATGTGCCTTTGTTGGGCGCGTTTCTCCTTACCTTTTTACTCCAGATGGCAACGATATATGTCCCGTTTTTAAACCCGATATTTAAGACCGCACCGCTTACGGCTGGTGAATTAACATTTACATTGTTTTTGTCATCTATTGTATTTATTGCGGTAGAGATCGAAAAATTATTACGGCGCAGAAAAATTATTAAGTATTAA
- the larE gene encoding ATP-dependent sacrificial sulfur transferase LarE, which yields MTTDINTKLHTLQELIRGYKSILIGFSGGVDSTFLVKVAYDVLGDKACAVTACSSTYPEREFKEACRLAAHIGVKHVVIQSEELDIPEFKDNPVNRCYYCKKELFQKLKRIADKERVAFIADGSNSDDVHDYRPGTQALQELNIVSPLKEARLTKNDIRELSKSMDLPTWDKPAYACLSSRFPYGHEITREKLDKVNRAEDFLMTLGFRQVRVRYYDDTARIEVEKSKMDHIMAQDIREKILSHLKDIGFRYITIDLEGYRMGSMNVHVRPQTIDSRPETTD from the coding sequence ATGACTACAGATATCAATACCAAACTACATACATTACAGGAACTGATCAGAGGATATAAAAGTATTTTGATCGGTTTTTCAGGTGGTGTTGACAGCACCTTCTTAGTAAAAGTCGCCTATGATGTTCTTGGAGATAAAGCGTGTGCGGTAACCGCGTGTTCGAGTACGTATCCCGAAAGAGAGTTTAAAGAAGCATGTCGGCTTGCAGCCCATATCGGTGTGAAACATGTGGTGATACAGTCGGAAGAACTCGACATACCGGAATTTAAGGATAATCCTGTAAACAGATGTTATTATTGCAAGAAAGAACTATTTCAAAAGCTCAAACGTATTGCAGATAAAGAACGCGTAGCGTTTATTGCCGATGGGTCAAACAGTGATGATGTGCATGATTATCGGCCGGGAACACAGGCATTGCAAGAGCTTAATATTGTGAGTCCGCTTAAAGAAGCTCGCCTCACCAAAAATGATATACGTGAACTTTCGAAGAGCATGGATCTGCCCACCTGGGACAAACCGGCTTACGCGTGCCTTTCATCACGTTTTCCCTATGGACACGAGATCACCCGTGAAAAACTTGATAAGGTAAATCGTGCGGAAGATTTTCTTATGACTCTGGGTTTTAGGCAAGTGAGGGTGAGGTACTATGATGATACTGCGCGAATAGAGGTTGAAAAGAGCAAAATGGATCATATTATGGCTCAGGATATCAGAGAAAAGATCCTATCTCACTTAAAAGATATCGGATTTAGATATATTACAATTGATCTTGAAGGATATCGTATGGGAAGTATGAACGTACATGTCAGACCCCAGACCATAGACTCCAGACCAGAGACTAC
- a CDS encoding adenylate/guanylate cyclase domain-containing protein, which produces MKKFSRFLTGPKLGTLITLIVLVLMYIDTPFLHLFELKTIDARFHMRGRIEAGNNVALIAIDDRSIKELGRWPWPRRYFAHAVKYLKDCEAKVIGFDVLFTEPDRNSTLKMLGKVEDTFTSSGFSKTSAEGKNFLSYIESEKRTYDNDSALADAFKYAGNVVLPMYFTLPGEEGDKASSIDKKSLSLLERSSYLLTKLGVKDPRYLPLEATNVFHTINSLDEQALCEGMVNIVPDMDGELRWELFAIKFKGDLYPPITLQMARLYLNIDMAKIKLITSDAALLPNEIIPLSMTNKLFINYYGPNGSFPYYSFIDVFNKTVPAENLKGKIIIIGATAPGLGDLKVTPFSPRLSGMEKHANVIQNILDNRFLKFNMICTVINILFIIFFGIGMGYILGRATTIKGIIIFLVTMTFFIAASQALFSHLYLVTNIVYPFIALFLTYGAVTASKLLTEERERKKIKNIFRHYASEQIVTQLLANPEDIKLGGEKREITILFSDIQNFTSISEALEPEQIAHILNKYLTKMTNIVFKHGGTVDKFMGDAIMALFSAPLYYHDHAYKACAVALEMVAVSKEFEAEWKEMTKQALKIRIGINTGVVVVGNMGSEKLMDYTAIGDAVNTTQRFEQLNKEYNTHIIIGETTYNEIKDRVEVRELGEVNIKGKNKRVRTYELKGLK; this is translated from the coding sequence ATGAAAAAATTTTCACGTTTTCTTACCGGGCCAAAACTTGGCACACTTATTACACTGATTGTTCTTGTATTAATGTATATTGACACCCCATTCCTCCACTTGTTTGAACTCAAAACAATTGATGCGCGTTTCCATATGAGAGGGCGTATTGAAGCCGGAAACAACGTCGCATTAATAGCTATTGACGATAGAAGCATAAAAGAGCTCGGCAGATGGCCATGGCCACGCCGCTACTTTGCTCATGCGGTAAAATATTTAAAAGATTGCGAAGCAAAGGTTATCGGTTTTGACGTCCTGTTTACCGAGCCGGACAGAAATTCTACGCTGAAAATGCTCGGAAAAGTCGAAGATACATTCACTTCATCAGGATTTTCAAAGACCAGTGCTGAAGGAAAGAATTTTCTTTCATATATTGAATCAGAAAAAAGGACATATGATAACGACTCTGCGCTTGCAGATGCCTTTAAGTATGCGGGCAATGTAGTCCTACCGATGTATTTCACCCTTCCCGGTGAAGAAGGAGATAAAGCATCATCGATAGACAAAAAAAGTCTTTCTCTTTTAGAACGATCAAGTTATCTCTTAACAAAACTCGGTGTTAAAGATCCGCGATATCTTCCACTGGAAGCTACAAATGTTTTTCATACGATTAATTCCTTAGATGAACAAGCACTATGTGAAGGCATGGTAAATATTGTTCCTGACATGGACGGTGAGCTACGCTGGGAGCTCTTTGCAATCAAGTTTAAAGGAGATCTTTATCCGCCGATAACCTTGCAAATGGCTCGTTTATACTTGAATATAGATATGGCAAAGATAAAACTTATCACTTCTGATGCCGCCTTATTACCGAACGAGATCATCCCTTTGTCAATGACCAACAAGCTTTTTATAAATTATTACGGCCCGAACGGCTCGTTCCCTTACTACTCATTTATTGACGTATTCAACAAAACCGTTCCAGCAGAGAACTTAAAAGGTAAGATCATTATTATTGGCGCTACAGCACCGGGATTAGGGGACCTCAAAGTAACACCCTTTTCACCGCGTCTTTCAGGAATGGAAAAACACGCAAATGTTATTCAAAACATACTGGACAACAGATTTTTGAAATTCAATATGATATGTACGGTTATTAATATCCTCTTTATTATTTTCTTTGGAATCGGCATGGGATATATTCTTGGACGTGCAACAACAATAAAAGGTATTATAATATTCCTTGTTACCATGACTTTTTTTATTGCGGCTTCCCAAGCTCTTTTCAGTCATTTATATCTCGTTACAAATATCGTTTATCCTTTTATTGCTCTCTTTCTTACCTATGGCGCGGTTACCGCGTCAAAACTTCTCACTGAAGAACGCGAACGGAAAAAGATAAAAAATATATTCAGGCATTACGCTTCAGAGCAAATCGTTACCCAGCTTCTCGCAAATCCTGAAGATATCAAACTCGGCGGTGAAAAGAGAGAGATAACCATTTTGTTTTCAGATATACAAAATTTTACTTCAATATCAGAAGCACTTGAACCCGAACAAATAGCGCATATATTAAACAAATATCTTACAAAAATGACCAATATTGTTTTTAAGCATGGAGGGACAGTCGACAAATTTATGGGTGATGCCATTATGGCACTTTTCAGCGCACCGCTTTATTATCATGATCATGCGTATAAAGCATGTGCAGTAGCGCTTGAGATGGTTGCAGTATCAAAAGAATTTGAAGCTGAGTGGAAAGAAATGACAAAACAGGCCCTCAAGATAAGAATAGGTATTAATACCGGTGTTGTTGTTGTCGGAAACATGGGCTCTGAAAAACTTATGGACTATACCGCTATCGGGGACGCAGTCAATACTACACAGCGTTTTGAACAGCTTAACAAGGAATATAACACTCACATCATTATCGGTGAAACAACCTATAATGAGATTAAAGACAGAGTCGAAGTGCGAGAACTCGGTGAAGTAAACATTAAAGGCAAGAACAAACGTGTCAGGACATATGAATTAAAAGGATTGAAATAA